Below is a window of Leucobacter sp. Psy1 DNA.
GCGCCATAGCGATGAGGGGAGCGGCCAGCCACCACTCGCTCCCAGCCGCGACAGCGAAGAAGATGAGTCCGGATCCTAGCGATGCTAGAGCCGACCAGATCTGCCCGAACATCAGCGCACGGGTCCCGAAGCGGTGACGCGCTTGTCGGCTGCGATAGCGACCCCGAGCAGAACCAGTGCGCTGCCCAGGTGAAGCACGTGGTCTGCGGTGTTCAGCGCGAGGATGTTCGCCGCGGTATCGGCGATGAAGAAGCCGACAATGCCGAGCAGCAGGTAGGCGGCACCGATCACGCCGTTGGCGCCCTTGGCGGCCGGGGTCGACGCGAGGCCTGCGATGAGCAGCACCGCGCCGATCAGCAGGTGGGCGACGTTGTGCAGCGGATTCACCTCGAAGATGCCGAGGAGCAGACCGCCGTCGGTGGCGATGAAGTCGACCCCGCCGGTCACGGTGAATCCAAGGAGGCCTACGAGCAGGTAGACGGCGCCGAAGACGACGCCGAGCAGACGGTTCGGTGAGTTCTTCATGGTGAGAGTCCTTTCTGGGATAACAACGGTCGCCATCAGCGTGGCGTTTACCCCCTATTCGGAGCGGACTCAGAGCCGGTTTGGAAGATTCTGTGCGCCCGCACCGGGGCCCTCCATGTGTACAGGTCGCCGGCGCTTGAGCGCCACCCCTTTCCGAGAAAGTTTCCCACCTGCAACAATCACTCCATGTCAAACGATAACGCGCGACACGCGGCTGCCGATCCGGGAGGTGCGCTCAGCGACCCCACGGGCCACGAATCGGCTCTTCGTGCCCCGGTAGATGCGGAGGGCGCGGTTCCCCGCGTGCTCGTGCTTGGCGCCACCGGGTATCTCGGAGGTCGGCTCGCCCCTCGGCTGCTGAACGCCGGGTACCGGGTGCGCGTGCTCGTCCGATCGCCCGAGCGACTCGCCTCGCTCCCCTGGGCCGGCGAGGTCGAGGTCGAGACCGGTGACGCCAGCGACGTCGAGGCTCTCGTCCGCGCGATGGACGGCGTTGACACCGCCTACTTCCTCGTCCACTCGATGTCCGGTGGCAAAGGCTTCGCATCGAAAGACCGGGAGATCGCTCAGGCGGTCGCGGTCGCAGCGGCTCGCGCGGAAGTTCGGCGAATCATCTATCTCGGTGGGCTCTTTCCGCACGACGCCGAACTGTCGGACCACTTGGCGTCGCGGAAGGAGGTCGGTGAGATTCTGCTCGGATCCGGGGTGCCGACGCTCGTGCTCCGGGCGGGAGTGGTCATCGGGTCAGGCTCTGCGTCCTTCGAAATGGTCCGGCATCTCACCGAGGTGCTGCCGTACATGCCTGCGCCGAGGTGGGTGCGCAACTTCATCCAGCCGATCGCGGTGCGCGACGTCCTGCACTATCTCCTCGCCGCTGCCAGGGTCAGCCCCGAAGTCTCCCGCGCCCTCGATATCGGGGGACCGGACGTACTGCGGTACGGGCAGATGATGAACGGGTACGCCGTCGTGGCCGGCCTGCCGCAGCGTCGCATCGCGGCACTGCCCGTCTTCACGCCCCGGCTGGCCTCGCACTGGGTGGGCCTCGTGACGCCTATTCCGCGTCAAATCGCCGGCCCGCTCGTGGAGTCTTTGCAGAACGACTGCGTCATGCACGACCATGACGTGGACGAGATGATGCCGAGACCTGCGGGCGGACTCACGCCCTATCGTGAGGCGGTGCGACTCGCGATGGGACGCATCGCGTTCGATCGCGTCGAGACGAGCTGGGTCGATGCGCCGGTGCAGAGCGCTCCGAGCGAACCGCTCCCCAGCGATCCGGACTGGGCGGGGCACCTGGTCTTCACCGACACCCGCTCCCGGGCCACCGTGGCGTCTCGCGCGGCGCTGTGGTCCGTGATCCAGGGCATCGGCGGAGCGAACGGGTGGTACTCGCCCCCGCTGCTGTGGGCGATCCGCGGGTGGATGGATCGGGTTGTCGGCGGTGTCGGACTGCAGCGCGGTCGGCGGAGCCGCTCCGCTGCGCGGGTGGGCGACGTTATCGATTTCTGGCGGGTCGAAGCGAGCGAACCGGAGCAGCTCTTGCGTCTGCGCGCCGAGATGCGGGTGCCCGGTCAGGCCTGGCTGGAACTCGGGATCGCCGAAGGGGACGATGGACTCGAGTACCGGCAGCGCGCCGTGTTCTTCCCCAGGGGCCTCAGCGGCAGGCTCTACTGGCTCGCGGTGCTCCCGTTCCACGGCTTGATCTTCGCGGGCATGTCGCGACGGATCGTTGACCTGGCCGAGGCGGACGCCGGAGCAGCGCAGTGACACGGTTGCGCCGCACTTCGCCAGACCGGCCGGGGTGGACGCGGAAACGGCATGGGCGAGGCTTTACCTACCTCGACGAGCACGGCGAACGCCTGGGCTCGGAGGACATCTCGCGCATCCGAGCGCTCGCGATCCCGCCTGCCTGGACCGACGTGTGGATCACCCCCGACCCACTCGGCCACCTCCAGGCGGTGGGTACCGACGATGCGGGCCGACGGCAGTACCGGTATCACGACGAGTGGCGCAGGCGGAGGGACGATGAGAAGTTCGAGCGGGTCACCCGGGCGGCCACGCTGCTGCCGACGGCGCGCGAGGCGATGCTCGCCGATCTCGGACGGGACGGCATGAGTCTCGAGCGAGCGGCCGCCGCGGCAGTGCGGCTTCTGGATCTCGGATACTTCAGGATCGGATCAGACGCATACGCGGAGAACGACTCCTTCGGGCTGACAACGCTGCTCAGGCGACACGTGCGGAAGCGCGGCGATGTGCTCGTGTTCTCGTTCGTCGGGAAGTCGCAGGTCGAGCACAGGATCGAGATCGATGATCGGGCCGCCATCACCGCCGTGGACATCATGCGTCGGCGACGCGGAGGGAGCGATCGCCTCCTGGCCTACAAGCGTGTGAACCGCTGGACCGATCTCGGAGCCGAAGCGGTCAACGAGTATCTTCGCGATCAGCTGGGGGAGGAGCTCACGGCCAAGGACTTCCGCACCTGGCACGCCACGGTCCTCGCCGCAGCGGCGCTCGCGCGGACCGAGGAGCACGGCGAGTCCGCCGCTTCGCGCAAGCGCGCCGTCGCGGCCGCCATGAGAGAAGTCTCCGGATACCTCGGCAACACGCCAGCGGTGGCGCGAAGTTCGTACGTGGATCCGAGGATCGTGGAGCAGTACGAGCACGGAGTGACTGTGGCCCCGGCGCTCGCGGCCGCGGGAGTCGAAGAGGGGCAGGACGTGTACCAGGCCGCCCTGGAGCGGGCAACGCTCGAACTTCTCGGTATCCGCGCCGAGAAGTGATCTGCGAATGCTCGAGTTCAGCAGATCCACGGCTGACACAGTGCCCGTTCCAGCGACGGACCAGTATCCTGAGAAATCCGGGGATGCGATCACATCGTGCACGATGGCATCCCACAGCGAATCAGTGAGGAGCTCAACGGTGAGCGAATTTCTTGCGGAGCACATCGAGAGAAGTCTGCGCGTCTACCCGGAGGTCGCCGATGCGACCGTGACGGTCTCCGACCGCCCGGACGAGTGGG
It encodes the following:
- a CDS encoding DUF4383 domain-containing protein — translated: MKNSPNRLLGVVFGAVYLLVGLLGFTVTGGVDFIATDGGLLLGIFEVNPLHNVAHLLIGAVLLIAGLASTPAAKGANGVIGAAYLLLGIVGFFIADTAANILALNTADHVLHLGSALVLLGVAIAADKRVTASGPVR
- a CDS encoding SDR family oxidoreductase translates to MSNDNARHAAADPGGALSDPTGHESALRAPVDAEGAVPRVLVLGATGYLGGRLAPRLLNAGYRVRVLVRSPERLASLPWAGEVEVETGDASDVEALVRAMDGVDTAYFLVHSMSGGKGFASKDREIAQAVAVAAARAEVRRIIYLGGLFPHDAELSDHLASRKEVGEILLGSGVPTLVLRAGVVIGSGSASFEMVRHLTEVLPYMPAPRWVRNFIQPIAVRDVLHYLLAAARVSPEVSRALDIGGPDVLRYGQMMNGYAVVAGLPQRRIAALPVFTPRLASHWVGLVTPIPRQIAGPLVESLQNDCVMHDHDVDEMMPRPAGGLTPYREAVRLAMGRIAFDRVETSWVDAPVQSAPSEPLPSDPDWAGHLVFTDTRSRATVASRAALWSVIQGIGGANGWYSPPLLWAIRGWMDRVVGGVGLQRGRRSRSAARVGDVIDFWRVEASEPEQLLRLRAEMRVPGQAWLELGIAEGDDGLEYRQRAVFFPRGLSGRLYWLAVLPFHGLIFAGMSRRIVDLAEADAGAAQ
- a CDS encoding DNA topoisomerase IB; the protein is MTRLRRTSPDRPGWTRKRHGRGFTYLDEHGERLGSEDISRIRALAIPPAWTDVWITPDPLGHLQAVGTDDAGRRQYRYHDEWRRRRDDEKFERVTRAATLLPTAREAMLADLGRDGMSLERAAAAAVRLLDLGYFRIGSDAYAENDSFGLTTLLRRHVRKRGDVLVFSFVGKSQVEHRIEIDDRAAITAVDIMRRRRGGSDRLLAYKRVNRWTDLGAEAVNEYLRDQLGEELTAKDFRTWHATVLAAAALARTEEHGESAASRKRAVAAAMREVSGYLGNTPAVARSSYVDPRIVEQYEHGVTVAPALAAAGVEEGQDVYQAALERATLELLGIRAEK